In Tissierellales bacterium, the DNA window AGATCTGCTTTTGGAGAGAAACTAGAGTACAAATCAGAAAATGACTTGGTGAAATTAGCGTGCAAACACAAGGACAATATAAATACAAAATTCTATATAGCTTGTGGAAATCAAGACTTTCTTAAAGAATTAAATGATAGATTTGCAAATGATTTGATGGAACTTGGATACGATTTGAACTACGAAACTTGGGATGGAGCACATGATTTCGAATTCTTTGATCAAGCGCTCAAAAGAGCAATACAATACATAAAAAACATCCAATTGTAAAATGTTGACATTATATTCACATTGATTGCATGATATAATATACTCTAGGGTTGTGGGGCGAAATTTGTAGATTCGAAGGGTTTAGTTTGCGTAAATCGACATTAGGAGGTCTATTTCATGAGACTAGCAAAGAGAAACAACAAAGCAGTTACTCATTTTGAACTATTAATGGTACTAGTGATAATAGCTGTAGTCATAGCTATATCACAGGCTAATTTTTCAATAATACTTAGAAATATGAGGGTAAAAGCAGATGTGAAAACTAGTTTAGCGATACTTAAATCTATCAGACTAGAACATATATCGGATAATTATGGGACATTTGATATCTTAGAAAACAGCGGTGAATACATAGATTATGAGAACTTAAAAATACAGAGATATAAAAGTGGAAATGATATGAAGATGTACATAGTAGCTAGAGTAGACGCCGAAATCGGTACAAGATATGCCATTTTGTATATGACAAAAGATGGAGAGCAAGTCTCTAGAATTGCAGGGAAAGCGTATTTGATAGAAGAGAATGATACGAAATTTAGAGTTAACAAAAAGAGCTTAGTGCGTATAAAGCCAGAACTTTCAGCATCTGGCAATGTAGAATACGCATTTGATGACGTTAACTATCAAGAAGTGACAAAACAAGCGGCAAGTGAGAGCGAAGAAGAATCAAGTGAAAAAGAGAAGCACTTAAATAGAGCTGAAAATAGGAAAAACGAATAAATGATGAAAGTATTTGGATATAAATATTGAAATAGAGTATATAAGTTTAAAATAAATTTACATGAAATCGGTTGATTTCACCCGTGGATTAGATTGTATAATAAAAGTATATAGAGTGAGATATGGAAACTAGAGGAGGCTAATATGTCAGAAATATTGCTTAGAAAAATTGAAATTAAAGATTTAGATAGTTACTTGGAACTTACAAAACCATCAAGACTATACCACAAATTCAATGGACCGTATTTCAAGAAGAGTACTGAAAATGAACTTAAAACTAAAATTCAAAACCTTAAAAAACAAATAGAAAATGGAGAATATCCAAATCGTAGTTTAATGGTAGTGGATGAAGAAAAAGATGTACTCATTGGAGAGGTTAGTTGGTACTGGAAATCCGAAGAGACGAAATGGATGGAAATCGGAATAGTAATATTCAATGAAGACTATTGGGGACAAGGCATAGGATATAAAGCGCTAAGAAAATGGATTGACAGAGTATTTGATGAGCACAAAGATATAGTAAGACTAGGCCTAACTACATGGTCTGGAAATGAGAGAATGATGAATCTAGCAGAGAAATTAGGTTTTGTATTAGAAGCAAGATATCGTAAAGCTAGAATAGTAGAAGATCAATATTATGATTCAATCAGTTATGGAATATTGAGAGAAGAGTGGGAAAATAATAATAAAAAAACAGAAAAATTAGTATAAAAATAAAAAATTAGAAACACTAAAAAAGTCCGAAACTTCAGCTAGTAAAGCTAAAGTTTCGGACTTTTTCTTAATTGATATAGAAAAACCTATAGTACTACATGATTTGAATATCAACTTGTCTTGGCAAATAATTAAAGTAAATCAAATTGTAGCCAGTCAAAATAATCAAATCTTTGTTGAGATAAGTACAATCAAACACCATTATACCCAAAAATGCTGTAAGCAGAACCAGTACAGATGAGTAAAGATGATAATCAAGCGACGATATAAACTTTGCACGAAGCTTCTCTTTGAATTTGAACTTTGTTTCTATTAAGAACAATATAAACATATTCAAATACAAACTAAAATTGACAGAATCCGAGTATTCGTCAGCTAAAAGATTATAAGCTAAAGAATCCATATCCCTATCGTAATCAGAATCCATATATCGTCTATAGTGCATCAATAGTTCTACATTTTTGGCTTTATAATACAAATAGCCCTTACCATCTTTCACAGCTATTATGTCATTTTTCAAAATAGAGAACCTAAGCTCGTGAGACGTTATAGGCTTGATATGGATTTCAACTCCAGCATCAGGATGGCCATTAGGATTAGTAGCTCTCATGATTTCAATATTTTTGAGATCGCTAAGAAATAAACTATCCTTACCATCTACGACTAGTGGCAATGTACCCATGTCATGGCCCAAATCATAATATGTATAACTATACTTGCTCAAATCCACTTCTTCTGGAAACATCGCATCATAGAGAGTCTTTGGATTTTCAAAAAAATACTTCGAAGAAAACAGAGCTCCTACGAGCAGTATCAATAGAACCAGTGAATCTTTTTTGTTTACCGTCATAGTAAGTCACTTCCTTTTTGAATGATTAAGCTACGTATAGTATACAAGTTAAGTTTAGAAGTGTAAAGCAGAAGCGTTGTGAAATACTTAAGCTATCTTTGTTGATTCAAGTGCTTATAGTGTCGTAGTAATGTTATAATAGAATTAGAAGAAAGTTTTGTGGAGGTGAAGATATTGAATAAAAAATTTAACATAACGGGAACATGTATACCTGATAAACACTACATGGTAGATATCACAACAAAAATAAATTACATAATGAAACTAATAGAAAACGAAGAATATTTTATTATAAATAGACCAAGACAGTATGGAAAAACAACTACATTGTACCTATTGAACAAAAAACTTTCAAAAATGGATGATTACCTATCTATAAAAATAAGTTTTGAGTCGATTGATTCAGATAGTTTTGGTGAGACGAAGAGTTTTCTAAAGAGCATAATGATACAAATGAGGAATTACTTCAGATTTACCAGAAATAAAACCATGCTTGAGTATATAAATAAATATTGCGACAAAATTACTAGAATGGCTGAATTCAGCGATTTCATAACAGATATGGTTGAGTATGTAGATAGAAAAGTAGTTCTAATCATAGATGAAGTAGACAAAAGTAGCAACAACCAATTGTTTCTAGATTTTTTAGGCCTGCTTAGAAACAAGTATTTGTCGAGTAAAGAAGGCATGGATATAACATTTAGTAGTGTGATACTAGCAGGAGTTCATGACGTTAAGAGTCTTAAAATAAAAATCAGATCTGACCAAGAACATAAATACAATAGTCCTTGGAATATAGCAGCAGATTTCGATGTCGACATGAGCTTTTCAGAACGAGAAATAGAAACAATGTTAGATGAATATACAAGACTAAAAAATATAGAATTAGACAAAAAATACTTTGCAGAACGCCTTTATTTTTACACATCAGGGCACCCATTTTTGGTAAGCAAACTTTGCAAGACAATAGACGAAAAAATACTAAGTGCAAAAGATACAATGTGGGAAAGAGAATATATAGATATAGCTGTGAAGGAAGTTCTAAAAGAGAACAATACGAACTTTGACAGTGTGATAAAAAATATAGAGAACAATAGCGAATTATACAGCTTCACAAAGAGAATAATATTAGATGGAGAAAACATAACTTATGTAAGGTCAGATGAAATAGTAAACCTCGGAAGTATATATGGTATATTGAAAGATGAAAAAGGAAATTGTAGAATCAATAACAAAATCTACGAGCAGCTCATATACAATCACATGATGATGAAACTTGTGAGAAATGATAGATACAAAATCATGTCAGATTACAACTACAAATCAAAATTCATAAATGAAGATAATACATTAGACATCGAAAAAATACTCATGAAATTTCAAGAATTTATGAAAAAAGAGTATTCAGCTAAGAAAGAAGCATTTTTAGAAGACGATGGCAGACTGATACTTTTGGCATTTATAAGTCCAATAATAAATGGAGCTGGATTTGCATTTAAAGAAGTTAAAGGTGGAGAAGAGAAGCGGTTTGATATAGTAATAACATATGGTAAAGAGATGCACATACTAGAGCTCAAGATATGGAGAGGCGAACAATACCACAAAAAAGGATTAATTCAGCTTGGAGAGTACCTAGAGCAATACGGATTAGATAAAGGATACTTGCTTGTATTTGACTTTAGAAAACAGCGTGGAGAATCTGGAAAAACAATAGAAACTAAAGTAAATATAGGTAGTAGAGAGAAAAAAATATTAGAAGTTTATTGTTAATTTAGGAAACTGAGGAGGATGAAGAGATTGTAAAGGGCATACAAAGTGGAATTAAAATCAACAAAAAAGCAGATTCAAAAGATTAATCAATCGCTGAGAATTTGTAGATGGTTATATAATGCTTACCTTTAAATGGGTGAGATTTCAAGAGTAAAAAACTAGAAAAGA includes these proteins:
- a CDS encoding GNAT family N-acetyltransferase, giving the protein MSEILLRKIEIKDLDSYLELTKPSRLYHKFNGPYFKKSTENELKTKIQNLKKQIENGEYPNRSLMVVDEEKDVLIGEVSWYWKSEETKWMEIGIVIFNEDYWGQGIGYKALRKWIDRVFDEHKDIVRLGLTTWSGNERMMNLAEKLGFVLEARYRKARIVEDQYYDSISYGILREEWENNNKKTEKLV
- a CDS encoding AAA family ATPase, with the protein product MNKKFNITGTCIPDKHYMVDITTKINYIMKLIENEEYFIINRPRQYGKTTTLYLLNKKLSKMDDYLSIKISFESIDSDSFGETKSFLKSIMIQMRNYFRFTRNKTMLEYINKYCDKITRMAEFSDFITDMVEYVDRKVVLIIDEVDKSSNNQLFLDFLGLLRNKYLSSKEGMDITFSSVILAGVHDVKSLKIKIRSDQEHKYNSPWNIAADFDVDMSFSEREIETMLDEYTRLKNIELDKKYFAERLYFYTSGHPFLVSKLCKTIDEKILSAKDTMWEREYIDIAVKEVLKENNTNFDSVIKNIENNSELYSFTKRIILDGENITYVRSDEIVNLGSIYGILKDEKGNCRINNKIYEQLIYNHMMMKLVRNDRYKIMSDYNYKSKFINEDNTLDIEKILMKFQEFMKKEYSAKKEAFLEDDGRLILLAFISPIINGAGFAFKEVKGGEEKRFDIVITYGKEMHILELKIWRGEQYHKKGLIQLGEYLEQYGLDKGYLLVFDFRKQRGESGKTIETKVNIGSREKKILEVYC